The Parabacteroides timonensis sequence GTGGAAGAGACGATCGGAGCGGTAGCGGATATGGTAAAAGCCGGCTATGTGCGTAATGTCGGGATTACCGAGATCGATGCGGACACACTGCGTCGTGCACATGCCGTTCACCCGATCAGCCTGGTTGAAGTGCGGTATTCACTACTCGACAGGGAGATCGAACAAAGCCTGATTCCCACGGCACGCGAACTGGGTATCGGGATTGTTACTTTTGCCAACCTGTTCCATGGAGTGATCGGAGGTAGCAACCCGGCAGAAAAACTGGCAACATTGAGCCAACGAATGCCGTCGCAGGCTGCGGAAAAGTTGAAACAGGCTGTTTCACGGCTGGATATATTGAAAAAAATTGCTGCCGGGAAGAACGTTACCGTGTCGCAATTAGCCATCGCATGGGTATTGGCGCAGGGTGATGATATATTGGCTTTGGTTGGTTCCCGCACAGTCAGCCAGCTGCATGACACCGTCAAGGCGGTTGATATCGACCTGAATAAAGAAGATCTGCAACGTATCAAGCAGGCTATACCCAAAGAATATGCCTCCAATTCCGCCATGCTGCCTATCAACCTGGATGAAAACGGGTTGTTCAAATTTTGACTTTTTAGTGTTGTAACCTATATGTCATTTCCTGGTAAATTTCTTTATTGTCTAATTAGAATTAAATCACTAACTTTGCGGCATTTTTAGAAGATTGATAAAAATAACGCGATATGAGTAAGAAATTTACCGAATACTCTAAGTTCGACTTGTCGAACGTCAATAAAGAGGTGTTGAAGAAATGGCAGGATGGCGACATCTTCCATAAGAGTCTTGAAATCCGTGAAGGATACCCCTCGTTTGTATTTTATGAAGGTCCGCCTTCTGCAAACGGAATGCCGGGTATTCACCATGTTATTGCTCGTTCGATTAAAGATATTTTCTGCCGTTACAAGACCATGAAAGGATATCTGGTGAACCGTAAGGCAGGATGGGATACTCACGGCCTGCCAGTTGAGCTGGGCGTAGAGAAATCTATGGGTATAACCAAGGAAGATATCGGTAAGAAGATTTCTGTCGCTGACTATAACGCAGCTTGCCGCCGCGATGTGATGAAGTTTACCAAAGAATGGGAAGACCTCACCGACAAGATGGGCTACTGGGTGGATATGGAAAACCCGTATATCACTTACGATAACCGTTATATCGAAACATTGTGGTATCTGCTGAAAGAATTATATAAGAAAGGTTTACTGTACAAGGGATATACCATCCAGCCGTATTCACCGGCTGCCGGGACAGGTCTTAGCTCACACGAGTTGAACCAGCCGGGTTGCTACCGCGACGTGAAGGATACCACTTGTACGGCACAATTCCATATCCTCGATCCGAAGCCGGAAATGGCACAGTTCGGCGATCCGTTCTTCCTGGCATGGACGACTACTCCATGGACATTACCTTCCAATACGGCACTTTGCGTAGGCCCGAATATCACTTATGTGGCTGTTCAGACTTACAACCCGTATACAGGTATGCCGATGACAGTCGTATTGGCTAAGGATCTGATGGATGCACATTTCAATCCGAAGGCTGCAGAACTGGAACTGTCAGACTATAAGATCGGCGATAAATTGATCCCGTTCAAGGTGGTTGGCGAGTGGAAAGGCCCGGAACTGGCCGGTATGCATTACGAACAGTTGATCCCCTGGGTAAATCCGGGAGAAGGTGCTTTCCGTGTGATCACCGGTGATTATGTAACAACGGAAGATGGTACAGGTATCGTTCATATCGCTCCGACATTCGGTGCGGACGACGACCGTGTGGCGAAAGCTAGCGGTGTACCTCCTTTGATGATGGTCGATAAGGACGGTAATAATCGCCCGATGGTGGATATGACCGGTAAGTTCTATCTAATGGAAGATCTTGATCCTGAGTTCGTACAGACTCGTATGAATGCAGCCGATTACGATCCGTTCCAGGGTAAGTTCGTAAAGAATGCTTACGATCCGAAAAAAACGGACAAAGACGAAACATTGGATATCGAGATATGTATGATGCTGAAGGTGCAGAACCGTGCGTTCCGTATCGAAAAGCATGTACACAACTACCCGCACTGCTGGCGTACCGACAAACCGGTATTATACTATCCGCTGGATAGCTGGTTTATTCGTACCACTGCCTGCCGCGACCGTATGATCGAACTGAACAATACGATCAACTGGAAACCGCAGAGTACCGGTACAGGCCGTTTCGGTAAATGGTTGGAAAACCTGCAGGACTGGAACCTGAGCCGTAGCCGTTACTGGGGTACTCCGCTGCCTATCTGGCGTACGGAAGACGGTACGGAAGAAAAATGTATCGGTTCGGTAGAAGAGTTGTACAACGAAATAGACAACGCTGTTAAAGCCGGATTTATGGAGTCTAATCCATATAAGGACAGAGGTTTCAATCCGGGCGAATACAATAAGGACAATTACGAAAAGATCGACCTGCACCGTCCGTATGTGGATGAGGTGATCCTTGTTTCTGACAACGGTAAGCCGATGAAGCGTGAGACTGACCTGATCGACGTTTGGTTCGACTCGGGTGCGATGCCTTATGCCCAGATCCATTATCCGTTCGAGAATAAGGAGTTACTGGATAGTCGCGAGGTATATCCGGCTGACTTTATCGCTGAAGGCGTAGACCAGACACGTGGCTGGTTCTTTACCTTGCATGCACTGGCAACGATGGTATTCGACAGTGTGGCTTACAAAGCGGTTGTGTCTAATGGCCTTGTATTGGATAAGAACGGTAACAAGATGTCCAAACGTCTGGGTAATGCCGTCGATCCGTTCTCAACGATCGAACAGTATGGTTCCGACCCGTTGCGCTGGTATATGATCACCAATGCGTCTCCATGGGATAATATCAAGTTCGATATCGACGGTATGGATGAAGTGCGCCGTAAATTCTTCGGTACATTATATAATACGTATTCATTCTTTTCACTGTATGCAAACGTGGACGGATTCGATTACTCGGAACCGGATGTCCCTCTGAAAGAACGTCCGGAAATCGACCGTTGGATCCTTTCGTTGTTGAATACATTGGTGAAGGATGTCGACGGATTCTATGATACCTACGAACCGACGCGTGCCGGACGTGCTATCTCTGAATTCGTGAACGATAACCTGAGTAACTGGTATGTACGTCTGAACCGCCGCCGTTTCTGGGGTGGAGGCATGACAACGGATAAATTGTCTGCTTACCAGACATTATATACTTGCCTGGAAACGATCGCCAAGTTGATGTCACCGATCGCTCCGTTCTATGGAGATCAGTTGTTCTGCGACCTGATTGCCGTTACTGGACGTGAGACAGTAGAGTCTGTTCACTTGTCGGATTTCCCGAAATATGATGAAGCATTGATCGACAAGGATCTGGAAGAACGTATGAAGATGGCACAGGATGTATCTTCTATGGTATTGGCTTTGCGTCGTAAGGTGAATATCAAAGTTCGCCAGCCGCTGCAAACGATTATGGTACCCGTTGTCGATGCTCACCAGCAGGAAAGCATCGAGGCGGTAAAGAACCTGATCCTGAACGAAGTGAATGTGAAGGAACTGAAGTTTGTCGATAACGCCGCCGGTATCCTGGTGAAACGTATCAAGCCGGACTTTAAGAAGTTAGGCCCGCGTTACGGTAAGATCATGAAGAGCCTGGCTGCCGCTATCCAGGGCATGAGCCAGGAAAATATCCTTGCTTTCGAAGCTGCCGGAACATTCACATTGAGTGTGGAGGGACAGGACGCAACAGTCGAACTGGCTGATGTGGAAATCATTTCGGAAGATATCCCCGGATGGCTGGTTGCCAACGAAGGACGCCTGACAGTGGCACTGGATATTACAGTAACGGAAGACTTGCGTAAGGAAGGATTGGCCCGCGAACTGGTGAACCGTATCCAGAACCTGCGTAAGAGCAATGGTTATGATATCACGGATAAGATTACTGTTACGGTTCTTTCTTCCGATGAAATGGATGAAGCGATTAAAGAGTATAATGAATATATAGCAAACCAGGTACTGGCTGTGTCGGTTGAAATTACAGATCATGCAATAAGCGATGCAACTGTGCTTGATTTTGAAGACTTCAACCTGTCGGTTCGTATCGAAAAGGAATGAATTTTTTATTAAAAAAGAAAGGCGTCCCTTGCTGCATATAAATATTATCGTATATTTGGACTGCGACATTGGATCGCCTGATGTATATATTATGAATGTTGAACCTAAAATTATTGAACCATGGCAGAAAAGACAAGATATTCGGATGCTGAACTCGAGGAGTTTCGCGCCATTATTTTAGAGAAGTTAGAGGTAGCAAAAAAGGATTATGAGTTGTTGAGATCGGGTGTAACCAATTCTGATGGTAACGACGTGGCTGATACATCACCTACATTCAAGGTGTTGGAAGAAGGCGCCGCAACCTTATCGAAAGAAGAGGCCGGACGTTTGGCACAGCGTCAGATGAAGTTCATCCAGAACTTACAGGCAGCTTTGATCCGTATCGAAAATAAGACTTACGGCATTTGTCGTGAAACGGGTAAACTGATCCCGAAAGAAAGACTGCGTGCCGTACCTCATGCTACTTTGAGTATCGAAGCAAAACAAGGAGGTAAAAGATAAATGAAATTTTCAAAAGGTTGGGGAGCAGTGTTTATTGTAATGCTGCTCCTTCTTCTTGACCAGGCTCTCAAAATTTGGATCAAGACACATCTGCAACTGCATGAAAGTATAGAAATCACCCCGTGGTTTTATCTGTACTTTACCGAAAACCCGGGAATGGCTTTCGGAATTGAAGTGATTGGCAAGTTGTTCTTATCTATATTCCGCATCGTGGCGGTCGGCTTTATCGGTTATTACCTGTATAAGCTGGTGAAGGAGAAGTACAGTTTTGGTTTTATTGCTTGTGTCTCATTGATATTTGCAGGGGCTATCGGTAATATAATAGATTCTATTTTTTATGGAGTCATATTCGACCATAGTTTTGGTCAGGTCGCTTCACTTATGCCCGCTGAGGGTGGGTATGCCACCTGGCTGCACGGAAAAGTGGTGGATATGTTTTACTTCCCGTTGATTCAGACAGAGTTTCCGGACTGGTTCCCGATCTGGGGAGGAGAGGAGTTCGTCTTCTTCCGTCCGATCTTCAACCTGGCAGATTCGGCTATCTGTGTAGGTGTTTTTCTGTTGTTGATATTTTACAGGCATACTTTGTCGGACAGTCTCTCGAAAGAAAAAGAAAAGAAATAAATGCGGAACAATTTGCGCAGATATGGCATCGCTTTGTTGGTGGCTACTTTACTGGTTTCATGCA is a genomic window containing:
- a CDS encoding lipoprotein signal peptidase, coding for MKFSKGWGAVFIVMLLLLLDQALKIWIKTHLQLHESIEITPWFYLYFTENPGMAFGIEVIGKLFLSIFRIVAVGFIGYYLYKLVKEKYSFGFIACVSLIFAGAIGNIIDSIFYGVIFDHSFGQVASLMPAEGGYATWLHGKVVDMFYFPLIQTEFPDWFPIWGGEEFVFFRPIFNLADSAICVGVFLLLIFYRHTLSDSLSKEKEKK
- the ileS gene encoding isoleucine--tRNA ligase, which gives rise to MSKKFTEYSKFDLSNVNKEVLKKWQDGDIFHKSLEIREGYPSFVFYEGPPSANGMPGIHHVIARSIKDIFCRYKTMKGYLVNRKAGWDTHGLPVELGVEKSMGITKEDIGKKISVADYNAACRRDVMKFTKEWEDLTDKMGYWVDMENPYITYDNRYIETLWYLLKELYKKGLLYKGYTIQPYSPAAGTGLSSHELNQPGCYRDVKDTTCTAQFHILDPKPEMAQFGDPFFLAWTTTPWTLPSNTALCVGPNITYVAVQTYNPYTGMPMTVVLAKDLMDAHFNPKAAELELSDYKIGDKLIPFKVVGEWKGPELAGMHYEQLIPWVNPGEGAFRVITGDYVTTEDGTGIVHIAPTFGADDDRVAKASGVPPLMMVDKDGNNRPMVDMTGKFYLMEDLDPEFVQTRMNAADYDPFQGKFVKNAYDPKKTDKDETLDIEICMMLKVQNRAFRIEKHVHNYPHCWRTDKPVLYYPLDSWFIRTTACRDRMIELNNTINWKPQSTGTGRFGKWLENLQDWNLSRSRYWGTPLPIWRTEDGTEEKCIGSVEELYNEIDNAVKAGFMESNPYKDRGFNPGEYNKDNYEKIDLHRPYVDEVILVSDNGKPMKRETDLIDVWFDSGAMPYAQIHYPFENKELLDSREVYPADFIAEGVDQTRGWFFTLHALATMVFDSVAYKAVVSNGLVLDKNGNKMSKRLGNAVDPFSTIEQYGSDPLRWYMITNASPWDNIKFDIDGMDEVRRKFFGTLYNTYSFFSLYANVDGFDYSEPDVPLKERPEIDRWILSLLNTLVKDVDGFYDTYEPTRAGRAISEFVNDNLSNWYVRLNRRRFWGGGMTTDKLSAYQTLYTCLETIAKLMSPIAPFYGDQLFCDLIAVTGRETVESVHLSDFPKYDEALIDKDLEERMKMAQDVSSMVLALRRKVNIKVRQPLQTIMVPVVDAHQQESIEAVKNLILNEVNVKELKFVDNAAGILVKRIKPDFKKLGPRYGKIMKSLAAAIQGMSQENILAFEAAGTFTLSVEGQDATVELADVEIISEDIPGWLVANEGRLTVALDITVTEDLRKEGLARELVNRIQNLRKSNGYDITDKITVTVLSSDEMDEAIKEYNEYIANQVLAVSVEITDHAISDATVLDFEDFNLSVRIEKE
- a CDS encoding aldo/keto reductase gives rise to the protein MKYLNKETNGITLSRIGLGAMRMADVQQGVDTIHAALDSGITYLNTGDFYGHGESELVVREALKTRRREDVFISVKFGGMLTPDDRFYGIDVRPQNVQNYLAYTLKRLGTDYVDLYQPARINPHIPVEETIGAVADMVKAGYVRNVGITEIDADTLRRAHAVHPISLVEVRYSLLDREIEQSLIPTARELGIGIVTFANLFHGVIGGSNPAEKLATLSQRMPSQAAEKLKQAVSRLDILKKIAAGKNVTVSQLAIAWVLAQGDDILALVGSRTVSQLHDTVKAVDIDLNKEDLQRIKQAIPKEYASNSAMLPINLDENGLFKF
- a CDS encoding TraR/DksA family transcriptional regulator, with translation MAEKTRYSDAELEEFRAIILEKLEVAKKDYELLRSGVTNSDGNDVADTSPTFKVLEEGAATLSKEEAGRLAQRQMKFIQNLQAALIRIENKTYGICRETGKLIPKERLRAVPHATLSIEAKQGGKR